A genomic stretch from Bernardetia sp. includes:
- a CDS encoding methyltransferase domain-containing protein encodes MNFNTRSYKKELMDDLNLASTDLKKNLDELEFINTTLGGYKVLTSALSTLHKENKLNKETSLADIGSGGGDTLRQIAKWFEKRNIKADLVGIDANDFMISYAQNKSQSFPQISYEKLNVFDIDAENENKYEWATMSLFCHHFTDQELISIFKNVYKLNSKGFIINDLHRNPIAYYSIYFLTRLFKGSYLVRHDAPLSVLRAFKKQELTNLLEQAGIKKYRIKWQWAFRYQVIVEKN; translated from the coding sequence ATGAATTTCAACACTCGTTCTTACAAAAAGGAACTTATGGACGATCTCAATTTAGCATCTACCGACCTCAAAAAAAATCTTGATGAATTAGAGTTTATCAACACAACTTTAGGAGGCTATAAGGTCTTGACTTCTGCCCTCTCAACACTTCACAAAGAAAATAAACTAAACAAAGAAACTTCTCTTGCCGATATTGGAAGTGGAGGAGGAGATACGCTTAGGCAGATTGCCAAATGGTTTGAAAAAAGAAATATTAAAGCTGATTTAGTGGGTATTGATGCCAATGATTTTATGATAAGCTATGCTCAAAACAAATCACAGAGTTTTCCTCAAATCAGCTATGAAAAACTCAATGTTTTTGATATTGATGCAGAAAATGAAAACAAATACGAGTGGGCGACTATGTCTCTTTTTTGTCATCATTTTACAGATCAGGAACTCATTTCTATTTTTAAAAATGTTTATAAATTAAACTCAAAGGGTTTTATTATTAATGATTTACACAGAAACCCAATAGCTTATTATAGTATTTATTTCCTCACAAGACTTTTCAAAGGTTCATATTTAGTACGACATGATGCGCCTCTCTCTGTTTTGAGAGCCTTTAAAAAACAAGAGCTAACCAATCTTTTAGAACAAGCAGGAATAAAAAAGTATAGGATAAAATGGCAATGGGCATTTCGCTATCAAGTAATTGTAGAGAAAAATTAA
- a CDS encoding DM13 domain-containing protein, which yields MQLYHSFTNQFHFIVFLGLFSLLLVSCNKKTEEVAPIEIPERLEISPASQSVMIGETVTFTTAFFDNMGNPVASPSDITWESSNLSVASINQDGVASGLSAGQTTIKATYQSVEATALLTVVTSNDEVATVTITPSVSEITLTEMATLGISVKNNLGEEITGKTATWNSGNIELVTVENGEVTAENYGTANVTATVDGIQSSPATIQVIRRGTFTNRGSGTAKLRIENDVLQVVLADDFSTSSSPPDLRIYLSQNNDNVNDAVELANLDSSSGRQIVNVSSEISITDYRYVMIWCKQFGGVYGVADMGE from the coding sequence ATGCAATTATATCATTCATTCACAAATCAATTTCATTTTATTGTCTTTTTAGGCTTATTTTCACTTCTTTTAGTATCTTGTAATAAGAAAACGGAAGAGGTTGCTCCTATAGAAATTCCAGAGCGTTTGGAAATTTCTCCTGCTTCTCAGAGCGTAATGATTGGCGAAACGGTTACATTTACCACAGCTTTTTTTGACAATATGGGTAATCCTGTTGCGTCTCCGTCAGATATTACTTGGGAAAGCAGTAATTTATCAGTAGCTAGTATCAATCAAGATGGAGTAGCTAGTGGGCTTTCAGCAGGACAGACAACTATCAAAGCAACCTATCAAAGTGTAGAAGCTACAGCACTTCTGACTGTTGTAACAAGCAATGATGAGGTAGCTACCGTAACTATTACACCCTCAGTTAGTGAAATTACACTTACAGAAATGGCTACTTTAGGAATTTCTGTCAAAAATAATTTAGGAGAGGAAATCACAGGCAAAACAGCTACTTGGAATAGTGGAAACATAGAACTTGTAACTGTAGAAAATGGAGAAGTAACAGCAGAAAACTACGGAACAGCAAATGTAACAGCTACTGTAGATGGCATTCAAAGTAGCCCAGCAACAATACAAGTAATCCGTAGAGGAACATTCACTAATAGAGGTTCTGGAACGGCAAAACTTCGTATCGAAAATGATGTTTTACAAGTTGTCTTGGCAGATGATTTTTCTACTTCTTCGTCGCCACCAGATTTGAGAATTTATTTGAGTCAAAATAATGACAATGTAAATGATGCTGTAGAATTAGCTAATTTGGATTCTTCTAGTGGTAGACAGATAGTCAATGTATCTTCTGAAATTTCTATTACAGATTATCGTTATGTAATGATTTGGTGTAAGCAGTTTGGTGGTGTTTATGGCGTGGCTGATATGGGAGAATAG
- the uvrA gene encoding excinuclease ABC subunit UvrA, which yields MSTTTEKALSKAEQERIAALENYDTKQNIVIKGARVNNLKNISLAVPRNKLIVITGVSGSGKSSLAFDTLFAEGQRMYVESLNSYARQFLGRMEKPDVDWIRGVSPAIAVEQKVNTRNPRSTVGTTTEIYDYLKLLFSRIGITYSPVSGEIVKKDSVSDVVDFIESFEENTKYMVLAPLVVPEERTLEDQLNILLQQGFTRIKAGDDVIFIEQLLPKEIDPEAHTGKDQTEQNLEAFLDQHKGEKQKDYEEEKKKLKKASKAKNTTTKKTKTPVSQLTKEQQAELKRISKLSLFILIDRGVVRKDDEQNRFRIADSVQTSFYESKGDCVVEIYQRGKDVETKSFSDRFEADGMLFEEPNINFFSFNSPYGACRTCEGFGTVLGIDEDLIIPDKTMSVYEGAIAPWRTPKMSKWLNPLIKKGIDFDFPIHRAYQDLTEEQQKLLWTGNEYFKGLDEFFEFIESESYKIQYRVLLSKYRGRRICPDCLGTRIRKEASYVKIGGKSIQELVLLPLDELIEFFNELKLTEHQESVSKRILIEVRNRLQYLDEVGLQYLTLNRKTATLSGGEFQRIKLATSLGSALVGSMYILDEPSIGLHPRDTQNLIKVLKKLRDLGNTVIVVEHEEEVMKAADQIIDIGLDAGSNGGNLTFQGTLEELIKDAGSYTAKYLRDEMQVIKPQTPRKWNEYIEVVGAREHNLKNISVKFPLGILTTVTGVSGSGKSTLVRKLLYPALSKHLGNHNDESGKMDKLSGNLKTVTSVEMVDQNPIGKSSRSNPVTYVKAYDYIRALFAEQPMSKQRGFTPAYFSFNVEGGRCENCQGEGKIKIEMQFMADIYLTCESCKGKRFQSEVLEVEYKGKNIADVLDMTVDEAVEIFADSKPIMARLKPLQEVGLGYIQLGQSSNTLSGGEAQRVKLAAFLTKSASDRANREHILFIFDEPTTGLHFHDISKLLKSINALIEHGHSALIIEHNVEVIRAADWVIDLGKEGGKNGGHLCFEGTPQELAKAEGNYTGEFL from the coding sequence ATGTCCACTACCACAGAAAAAGCCCTCTCAAAAGCCGAACAAGAACGCATTGCAGCACTAGAAAATTACGATACCAAACAAAATATTGTTATTAAAGGTGCAAGAGTAAACAATCTCAAAAATATTAGTCTTGCCGTACCAAGAAATAAGCTCATTGTCATTACAGGCGTTTCGGGTTCGGGCAAATCGTCACTTGCTTTTGATACACTTTTTGCAGAAGGGCAGCGTATGTATGTGGAGAGCTTAAACAGTTATGCTCGTCAGTTTTTGGGTAGAATGGAAAAGCCAGATGTAGATTGGATACGTGGCGTTTCTCCAGCCATTGCTGTAGAACAGAAAGTAAATACAAGAAATCCACGCTCTACCGTTGGAACAACAACAGAAATTTATGACTACCTAAAACTTCTTTTTTCAAGAATTGGCATTACCTATTCGCCTGTTTCTGGAGAAATAGTTAAGAAAGATAGCGTTTCTGATGTAGTTGATTTTATTGAGAGTTTTGAGGAGAATACAAAGTACATGGTACTTGCGCCTTTGGTCGTGCCAGAAGAAAGAACACTTGAAGACCAATTAAATATCTTGTTACAACAAGGTTTTACAAGAATCAAGGCAGGAGACGATGTTATTTTCATAGAACAGCTTTTACCTAAAGAAATTGACCCTGAAGCACATACAGGAAAAGACCAAACTGAACAGAACCTAGAAGCATTTTTAGACCAGCACAAAGGCGAAAAGCAAAAAGATTACGAAGAAGAGAAGAAAAAGCTAAAAAAAGCAAGCAAAGCTAAAAACACAACTACGAAAAAAACCAAAACCCCAGTTTCTCAACTGACTAAAGAACAACAAGCCGAACTCAAAAGAATTTCAAAACTCTCTTTGTTTATCTTGATTGATAGAGGTGTAGTTCGAAAAGACGATGAGCAAAACCGTTTTCGTATTGCTGACTCTGTCCAAACTTCATTTTATGAGAGTAAAGGCGATTGTGTAGTAGAAATTTATCAACGTGGAAAAGATGTAGAAACAAAGTCGTTTTCAGATAGATTTGAAGCTGATGGAATGCTTTTCGAAGAGCCAAACATCAACTTTTTTAGTTTTAACAGTCCTTATGGAGCGTGTCGTACGTGTGAAGGATTTGGGACAGTCTTGGGAATTGATGAAGATTTGATTATTCCAGACAAAACAATGTCAGTTTATGAGGGAGCGATTGCGCCTTGGCGTACTCCAAAAATGAGCAAATGGCTCAACCCACTTATAAAAAAAGGAATTGATTTTGATTTTCCTATTCATCGTGCCTATCAAGATTTGACAGAAGAGCAGCAAAAACTTCTTTGGACAGGTAATGAATATTTCAAAGGATTAGATGAGTTTTTTGAGTTTATAGAAAGTGAGAGTTATAAGATTCAATACCGTGTATTGCTTTCCAAATATAGAGGCAGGCGTATTTGTCCAGACTGCTTGGGAACACGCATCCGAAAAGAGGCTTCGTATGTCAAAATTGGAGGAAAATCTATTCAAGAACTTGTTTTACTTCCTTTAGATGAACTGATAGAATTTTTTAATGAACTCAAACTAACAGAACATCAAGAAAGCGTTTCGAAACGAATTTTGATAGAAGTCAGAAATCGTCTGCAATATTTGGATGAAGTAGGATTACAATATTTGACTTTAAATAGAAAAACGGCGACCCTTTCTGGTGGAGAATTTCAACGCATTAAATTAGCTACTTCTTTGGGTTCGGCGTTGGTAGGTTCGATGTACATTTTAGATGAGCCAAGTATTGGACTTCACCCAAGAGACACACAAAACCTTATAAAAGTTTTGAAAAAGCTGCGTGATTTGGGAAATACGGTTATCGTAGTCGAACACGAAGAGGAAGTAATGAAGGCTGCCGACCAAATCATCGATATTGGATTAGATGCAGGTTCGAACGGTGGAAACCTTACTTTTCAAGGCACTTTAGAAGAACTCATAAAAGATGCAGGTAGCTACACAGCTAAATATTTGCGTGATGAAATGCAGGTTATCAAGCCTCAAACGCCACGAAAATGGAATGAATATATTGAAGTAGTCGGAGCAAGGGAACACAACCTTAAAAATATTTCGGTCAAATTTCCTTTGGGAATCTTGACGACTGTTACAGGCGTTTCGGGTTCTGGAAAATCTACTTTAGTTAGAAAACTGCTTTACCCTGCTCTTTCAAAGCACCTCGGCAACCACAACGACGAGAGTGGAAAAATGGACAAACTTAGTGGCAATCTCAAAACGGTAACGAGCGTAGAGATGGTCGACCAAAATCCGATTGGAAAGTCGTCTCGTTCCAACCCTGTAACCTATGTAAAAGCCTACGATTATATCCGTGCTTTGTTTGCCGAGCAACCGATGTCGAAACAACGTGGTTTTACACCTGCTTATTTTTCATTCAATGTAGAGGGAGGACGCTGCGAAAACTGCCAAGGCGAGGGCAAGATAAAAATTGAAATGCAGTTTATGGCAGATATTTATCTGACCTGTGAATCTTGTAAGGGAAAGCGTTTTCAATCAGAAGTTTTGGAAGTAGAATACAAAGGAAAAAACATTGCTGATGTCTTGGATATGACGGTAGATGAAGCTGTAGAAATTTTTGCAGACTCAAAGCCGATTATGGCACGTTTGAAGCCTTTGCAGGAGGTTGGTTTGGGTTATATTCAATTGGGACAGTCTTCTAACACACTTTCTGGAGGCGAGGCACAGCGTGTAAAACTAGCGGCTTTTCTTACCAAAAGTGCCAGCGACAGAGCCAACCGAGAGCATATTTTATTCATTTTTGATGAGCCTACCACAGGTTTGCACTTCCACGACATTTCAAAACTCCTAAAATCCATTAATGCTCTCATAGAACACGGACATTCTGCCCTCATCATCGAACACAATGTAGAGGTTATTCGTGCAGCCGATTGGGTGATTGATTTAGGAAAAGAAGGAGGAAAAAATGGTGGACATCTTTGTTTTGAAGGAACACCACAAGAACTGGCTAAAGCAGAGGGAAATTATACTGGGGAGTTTTTGTAA
- a CDS encoding tyrosine-type recombinase/integrase — translation MEKFFSQFEKPIEKITQKEVQEYLYQKIREEKISFSTQKQTVGAIKLFYKEMYKKDLQIDYLYPNRQEHKLPNVLSKEDVVRLISSPTNLKHRTILTGIYSAGLRISEITKLKINDIDSKRMIIRIKGAKGYKDREVMLSEQFLVLLREYYKAYKPKEWLFEGQNGGQYSTTSIQKIFKKALKKANIKQEATVHTLRHSFATHLLENGTDIRFIQEFLGHNSIKTTQIYTHITKGSKNKIRSPLDIM, via the coding sequence TTGGAGAAGTTTTTTAGCCAATTTGAGAAACCTATTGAAAAAATAACACAAAAAGAAGTACAAGAATATCTCTATCAAAAAATAAGAGAAGAGAAAATATCCTTTTCTACCCAAAAGCAAACTGTAGGAGCAATCAAGCTTTTTTATAAAGAAATGTATAAGAAAGATTTACAAATTGACTACCTATATCCTAATAGACAGGAACACAAACTACCCAATGTATTATCAAAAGAAGATGTTGTACGTTTGATAAGTAGTCCTACGAATCTAAAACATAGAACTATTCTTACAGGTATTTATAGTGCTGGTTTGAGAATAAGCGAAATTACTAAACTCAAAATAAATGATATTGATTCAAAAAGAATGATAATCAGGATAAAAGGAGCAAAAGGCTACAAAGATAGAGAAGTGATGTTGTCTGAGCAGTTTTTAGTTTTACTACGAGAATATTATAAGGCTTACAAGCCTAAAGAGTGGTTATTTGAAGGTCAAAATGGAGGACAATACTCTACGACAAGCATTCAGAAAATATTTAAGAAAGCCCTCAAAAAAGCTAATATCAAACAAGAAGCTACTGTACACACACTTAGGCATAGCTTTGCTACACATTTGCTAGAGAATGGTACAGATATACGTTTTATTCAAGAATTTTTGGGACATAACTCAATTAAAACTACCCAGATTTACACGCATATTACCAAAGGCAGCAAGAATAAAATCAGAAGCCCTTTAGATATTATGTGA
- a CDS encoding MarR family winged helix-turn-helix transcriptional regulator — protein sequence MDFLQQIGFAGLNSRIKRLSDELLYSTKDYYKNAGLDIEPNWHLIFLLLEKHKSLTITEISQELRMSHPACVKIINKMKKKGYIDTKKDENDSRKQLLELSDKAKNKLPEFHKHWDACIKTTEELIEQSPNFMQELTEFENLVADKNYMERTLKNFNEL from the coding sequence ATGGACTTTTTACAACAGATAGGTTTTGCAGGATTGAACAGTAGAATAAAACGTTTAAGCGATGAACTTTTGTACAGTACAAAAGACTACTATAAAAACGCAGGGCTTGACATTGAACCCAATTGGCATCTGATTTTTCTGTTATTGGAAAAACACAAATCATTGACGATTACAGAAATATCACAGGAGTTAAGAATGTCGCATCCTGCTTGCGTGAAAATCATCAACAAGATGAAGAAAAAGGGTTATATCGACACTAAAAAGGACGAAAATGACTCACGAAAACAACTTTTGGAGCTTTCCGACAAAGCCAAAAATAAACTTCCCGAATTTCACAAGCATTGGGATGCTTGTATAAAAACAACCGAAGAACTTATTGAACAAAGTCCAAATTTTATGCAAGAATTGACCGAATTTGAAAACTTGGTAGCTGACAAGAATTATATGGAAAGAACTTTAAAAAACTTTAATGAATTATGA
- a CDS encoding YgjV family protein — protein sequence MTLLTEILGYLAIATGFFAITKKEMGAFRLWHLISSFFYIIYGFLLQSSPLIIAGIIFCIIHLYHLRKLKMDTKSKTQAL from the coding sequence ATGACTTTATTGACCGAAATTTTAGGGTATTTGGCAATTGCCACAGGCTTTTTTGCCATCACAAAAAAAGAAATGGGTGCTTTTCGTTTATGGCATCTAATTTCAAGTTTTTTCTACATCATTTACGGATTTCTATTGCAATCAAGTCCGTTAATTATTGCAGGTATAATTTTCTGTATCATACACCTTTATCATTTAAGAAAACTGAAAATGGACACTAAAAGCAAAACACAAGCATTATGA
- the dapB gene encoding 4-hydroxy-tetrahydrodipicolinate reductase → MIKVFIAGGTGWAGSALGKGVFNSQNMELVGAMSRKHKGQNLAEILDLGSANIPIYDNIETALNETDFDVLVEYTKPNIAKTNIISALKKGKKVVIGTSGLTETDYTEIEKIANENNTSVLAVGNFAITVVLLQKFSEMAAKYIPNFEIIDYTHEDKIDAPSGTARELAYRLSKVQKPNKFVTEDELIGEKSSRGANLNEVQVHSVRLPGHVISIETIFGLKDEKLSIRHDSGASAEPYVKGGLLAIEKVGTFKGLKRGLDSVMEF, encoded by the coding sequence ATGATAAAAGTATTTATAGCAGGCGGAACAGGTTGGGCAGGTTCTGCATTGGGCAAAGGCGTTTTCAATAGCCAAAATATGGAACTTGTTGGAGCAATGTCAAGAAAGCACAAAGGACAAAACTTGGCTGAAATTCTTGATTTGGGTTCGGCTAATATTCCTATTTACGACAACATAGAAACGGCTCTGAATGAAACCGACTTTGATGTTCTTGTAGAATATACAAAACCAAATATTGCCAAAACAAACATTATATCGGCACTCAAAAAAGGAAAAAAAGTTGTTATTGGAACTTCAGGTCTGACTGAAACAGATTATACCGAAATTGAGAAAATAGCCAATGAAAATAATACTTCGGTTTTGGCAGTTGGCAATTTTGCGATAACGGTTGTACTACTTCAAAAGTTTTCGGAAATGGCGGCAAAGTATATTCCCAATTTTGAAATTATCGATTATACCCACGAAGATAAAATTGATGCACCAAGCGGAACAGCAAGGGAATTGGCTTACCGACTTTCAAAAGTCCAAAAACCGAACAAATTCGTAACCGAAGATGAACTGATTGGAGAAAAATCAAGTCGTGGTGCAAATCTAAATGAGGTTCAAGTCCATTCGGTCAGACTTCCAGGACACGTTATTTCCATAGAAACCATCTTCGGACTTAAAGACGAAAAACTATCCATTAGACACGATTCGGGAGCGAGTGCAGAACCGTATGTAAAAGGCGGACTTTTGGCCATCGAAAAAGTTGGAACATTTAAAGGATTAAAAAGAGGTCTTGATAGTGTAATGGAATTTTAA
- a CDS encoding SMI1/KNR4 family protein, protein MGILSFFGANSQNNKKENFENLTSELKEQFRKELQRDSEKEFNPEFIRTTNLENEIINKYGFDGIKLVFESRNSSNFHELGELPEDCPWKNLNDKTIAEFITENFKPISKKIPNLISSLKERCKFIFAEKKENTWHLHYLLNMKLYDDRDYFKIYIGGAPLLNAEPNKNLKTFNWNVPNDLKTFYKIHNGFGEIYDAYFVMANDDIKVMAEMMNPICKEQNVQPEGYSFNDLLEFYPDGAGNAQCFYKNNGNSTVDWDHEVWEISGEIGFFEFINERMSEIDEE, encoded by the coding sequence ATGGGAATACTATCTTTTTTCGGAGCAAATAGTCAGAACAACAAAAAGGAAAATTTTGAAAATCTGACTTCTGAATTAAAAGAACAGTTTAGAAAGGAACTTCAAAGAGATTCGGAAAAGGAATTTAACCCAGAATTTATCCGAACCACAAATTTGGAAAACGAAATCATAAATAAATATGGTTTTGACGGAATCAAACTTGTTTTTGAATCAAGAAATAGTTCAAACTTTCACGAACTCGGAGAATTACCAGAAGACTGTCCTTGGAAAAACTTAAATGATAAAACAATTGCGGAATTCATAACCGAAAACTTTAAACCAATTTCTAAGAAAATTCCAAATTTGATATCTTCATTAAAAGAGCGTTGTAAATTCATTTTCGCAGAGAAAAAAGAAAACACTTGGCATTTACATTACTTGCTGAATATGAAGCTTTATGATGATAGAGATTATTTCAAAATTTATATAGGAGGAGCACCACTCTTAAATGCAGAACCAAATAAAAATTTAAAAACCTTTAATTGGAACGTTCCTAATGACTTGAAAACTTTCTATAAAATACATAACGGATTTGGAGAAATATATGACGCTTATTTTGTTATGGCTAATGACGATATAAAAGTAATGGCAGAAATGATGAATCCAATTTGTAAAGAACAAAATGTACAACCCGAAGGTTATTCTTTTAATGACTTACTTGAGTTCTATCCAGATGGAGCTGGAAATGCCCAATGCTTTTATAAAAATAATGGAAATTCGACTGTAGATTGGGACCACGAAGTTTGGGAAATTTCTGGAGAAATCGGATTTTTTGAGTTTATTAACGAACGAATGTCTGAAATAGACGAGGAATAA
- a CDS encoding DUF4180 domain-containing protein: protein METNTHEINNIKIAELSSEQILINNIDDGLNLLGNVYYQGFDKVVIHQKNITPNFFELKNRMAGEILQKFSTYRVQLAIVGDFSTFNSKSLKDFIYESNKGNQINFVSSTAEALTKLSGN from the coding sequence ATGGAAACAAATACACACGAGATAAATAACATAAAGATTGCTGAACTATCATCAGAACAAATCCTGATAAACAACATAGATGATGGACTGAATTTATTAGGGAACGTTTATTACCAAGGATTTGATAAAGTTGTCATTCATCAAAAAAATATTACTCCAAACTTTTTTGAACTCAAAAATCGAATGGCAGGAGAAATCCTTCAAAAATTTTCAACTTATCGTGTTCAATTGGCTATTGTGGGAGATTTTTCGACATTCAACAGCAAGAGCCTAAAAGATTTCATATATGAAAGCAATAAGGGAAACCAAATTAACTTTGTCTCATCAACAGCTGAAGCATTAACAAAATTATCAGGAAATTGA
- a CDS encoding FecR domain-containing protein: MKVTESEQLLLKHLQNTITPQERVILMRIVEESQEDETNGALPPQKILSWEEIWQRTALELPSFEDEKYEKIIHQINQKTGFDKVENKTTENSKKEQAKTTQNRTVPSATALSERIEYEEFEESEFQKRLKRRKSQNSWSAFGVVIIFAVALGIGLQYLNTYLESQPKEWKTKILSDSSKVRYTTDSRFVFPTEFRSEERDVQLAGLAEFDVKKQLTSFVLDAGSFKVRTKEGIFNVSSQDSLFVLVKEGNVTVYTISDTLANLKENQFLRYYPKIRKWEVKEVN, encoded by the coding sequence ATGAAAGTTACAGAAAGCGAACAGTTATTACTCAAACACCTACAAAATACGATTACGCCACAGGAGCGAGTGATTTTGATGCGTATTGTTGAAGAGAGCCAAGAAGATGAAACAAATGGAGCTTTGCCTCCTCAAAAAATATTATCTTGGGAAGAAATTTGGCAACGCACAGCTTTAGAACTACCTAGTTTTGAGGATGAAAAATATGAAAAGATTATTCATCAAATCAATCAGAAAACAGGTTTTGATAAAGTAGAAAACAAAACGACTGAAAACTCTAAGAAAGAACAAGCAAAAACAACACAAAACCGAACTGTTCCGTCAGCCACAGCTTTATCTGAACGTATAGAATATGAAGAATTTGAAGAAAGTGAGTTTCAGAAGCGACTCAAGAGAAGAAAGTCGCAAAATTCGTGGTCTGCTTTCGGAGTAGTTATAATTTTTGCTGTGGCTTTAGGTATTGGACTTCAATATTTAAACACATATTTAGAAAGTCAGCCTAAAGAATGGAAAACCAAAATTCTTTCAGATAGTTCAAAGGTGCGTTATACGACTGATTCAAGATTTGTCTTTCCAACAGAGTTTAGAAGTGAGGAAAGAGACGTTCAACTTGCTGGGTTGGCAGAATTTGATGTAAAAAAACAACTTACTTCTTTTGTGTTGGATGCAGGAAGTTTCAAGGTCAGAACCAAAGAGGGCATTTTTAACGTATCTAGTCAAGATAGTTTATTTGTTTTGGTAAAGGAAGGAAATGTTACCGTTTATACTATTTCTGATACATTAGCAAACTTAAAAGAAAATCAATTTTTGCGTTATTATCCGAAAATACGGAAGTGGGAAGTGAAGGAGGTGAACTAA
- a CDS encoding DUF1569 domain-containing protein, with protein sequence MNRRKFLKVGAISAGAVLVGGVGGKFALDYRLSTKNEVLRPISFSSLKEAQLELDRLEKMALLDPQKIQLLGDWSLHQNLVHCAQSIEYSLIGFPKNKPKLIQNTIGKIVFEKFDAQGYMSHDRNDPIPDATPIEKEGNLKAAFERVRKSISDFENHKTAYEPHFMYGKLTKSQYERAHYLHLADHLTGIM encoded by the coding sequence ATGAACCGTCGTAAATTCTTAAAAGTTGGAGCTATATCAGCAGGAGCAGTTTTGGTAGGAGGAGTTGGAGGAAAATTTGCCCTAGATTACCGACTTTCTACTAAAAATGAAGTCTTGCGCCCTATCTCTTTTTCTTCACTCAAAGAAGCACAACTAGAACTAGACAGACTAGAAAAAATGGCACTCCTAGACCCACAGAAAATTCAGCTTTTAGGCGATTGGTCGCTACATCAAAATTTGGTGCATTGCGCTCAAAGTATTGAGTATTCTCTGATAGGTTTTCCGAAAAATAAGCCAAAACTCATTCAAAATACCATAGGAAAAATTGTCTTTGAAAAGTTTGATGCACAAGGCTATATGAGCCACGACAGAAACGACCCTATTCCAGATGCTACACCTATTGAAAAAGAAGGAAATTTAAAGGCTGCTTTTGAAAGAGTAAGAAAGTCTATTTCAGATTTTGAGAATCATAAGACAGCTTACGAACCTCATTTCATGTACGGAAAACTGACCAAATCGCAGTATGAAAGAGCGCACTATCTTCATCTTGCAGACCATCTTACAGGAATAATGTAG